The following are encoded in a window of Amycolatopsis lexingtonensis genomic DNA:
- a CDS encoding glycerate kinase translates to MKVLVAPDKFKGSLTAAEVASAVASGLADACPSLAVATLPVADGGDGTVDAAVAAGYQRVSVPARGPTGAPITASYAVRGETAVVELAEASGLHRLPGSPAPLTATSAGTGDVIATAVAAGCRRIVLGVGGSACTDGGAGLLTALGARLLDSSGRELPFGGAALSRLASLDVSGLSEVDIELASDVDNPLYGPDGAAFVYGPQKGASPGDVEILDAALRHWASIAGPEFADRPGAGAAGGVGFAAMAVLGARMRPGISLLLGLLGFDSALAGASLVITGEGSLDRQTLSGKAPAGVARAAAAAGIPCVAVSGRCLLSARELAEAGISAAYALTDLEPDPARCMAEAAPLLRRLSRRIAADHLAT, encoded by the coding sequence GTGAAGGTCCTGGTCGCGCCGGACAAGTTCAAGGGGTCGCTGACCGCGGCCGAGGTGGCGTCGGCGGTGGCTTCCGGTCTCGCCGACGCCTGCCCGTCGCTCGCGGTCGCGACCCTGCCCGTGGCGGACGGCGGCGACGGCACGGTCGACGCCGCCGTCGCCGCCGGGTACCAGCGGGTGTCCGTCCCGGCCCGTGGTCCGACAGGCGCGCCCATCACGGCGTCCTACGCGGTTCGCGGGGAAACTGCGGTGGTCGAGCTTGCGGAAGCGTCGGGGCTGCACCGGCTACCGGGGTCTCCCGCGCCGCTGACGGCGACGAGCGCGGGTACGGGCGATGTCATCGCGACGGCGGTGGCCGCGGGCTGCCGCCGGATCGTGCTCGGCGTGGGCGGCAGCGCGTGCACCGACGGGGGCGCGGGCCTGCTGACCGCGCTGGGTGCGCGGCTCTTGGACTCGTCGGGTCGCGAACTTCCTTTCGGTGGCGCGGCACTGTCCCGGCTTGCTTCGCTCGACGTGTCCGGTCTGTCCGAAGTGGACATCGAGCTGGCGAGCGATGTGGACAATCCGCTGTACGGTCCGGACGGGGCCGCTTTCGTGTACGGGCCGCAGAAGGGAGCTTCGCCGGGGGACGTCGAAATACTGGACGCCGCGTTGCGGCACTGGGCGTCGATCGCCGGTCCGGAGTTCGCGGACCGGCCCGGGGCGGGGGCTGCCGGGGGAGTGGGGTTCGCCGCGATGGCGGTGCTGGGCGCGCGGATGCGGCCGGGGATTTCGTTGCTGCTGGGCCTGCTCGGGTTCGATTCCGCGCTGGCCGGAGCGTCGCTGGTGATCACCGGTGAGGGGTCACTGGACCGGCAGACGCTGTCGGGCAAGGCCCCGGCCGGGGTCGCGCGGGCCGCGGCGGCTGCGGGGATCCCGTGCGTTGCCGTTTCCGGGCGCTGCCTGTTATCAGCGCGCGAGCTGGCGGAGGCGGGGATCTCGGCGGCGTACGCGCTCACGGACCTGGAGCCGGACCCGGCCCGCTGCATGGCGGAGGCGGCTCCGCTGCTGCGCCGCCTGTCCCGCCGGATCGCGGCCGACCACCTGGCGACGTGA
- a CDS encoding aldo/keto reductase, with protein sequence MHTRTLGRSGPAVSALGLGLMGMSDLYGPADEAESVATIHAALDAGVTLLDTGDFYGMGHSELLLRDALRGRARERAVVSVKFGALRGPDGSWLGYDSRPEAIKTFLAYSLRRLGADHIDVYRPARLDPAVPIEDQIGALAELVRAGHIRHIGLSEVGADTLRRAAAVHPISDLQIEYSLLSRGIEAEILPAARELGIGVTAYGVLSRGLLSGHWSPSRELTAGDFRGHSPRFQGEHLERNLELTDALGKLAAAKGVTTAQLAIAWVAAQGEDIVPLVGARTRVRLAESLGAADVELTAADLADIDAAIPAGAASGGRYAAAQLDHLDSER encoded by the coding sequence ATGCACACCCGCACTCTCGGCCGGAGCGGTCCGGCCGTCTCCGCCCTCGGTCTCGGCCTGATGGGCATGTCCGACCTGTACGGCCCGGCCGACGAAGCCGAGTCGGTCGCGACGATCCACGCCGCTCTCGACGCCGGCGTCACCCTGCTCGACACCGGTGACTTCTACGGCATGGGCCACAGCGAACTGCTGCTCCGCGACGCCCTGCGCGGCCGCGCCCGCGAACGTGCGGTGGTCAGCGTGAAGTTCGGCGCGCTGCGCGGCCCGGACGGCAGCTGGCTCGGCTACGACAGCCGCCCGGAGGCCATCAAGACGTTCCTCGCCTACAGCCTGCGCCGCCTCGGCGCCGACCACATCGACGTCTACCGCCCGGCGCGGCTCGACCCGGCGGTGCCGATCGAGGACCAGATCGGCGCGCTCGCCGAGCTGGTGCGGGCGGGCCACATCCGGCACATCGGCCTCTCCGAAGTCGGCGCCGACACCCTGCGTCGCGCGGCGGCCGTGCACCCGATTTCGGACCTGCAGATCGAGTATTCGCTGCTCTCGCGCGGGATCGAAGCGGAGATCCTGCCGGCCGCCCGCGAGCTCGGCATCGGCGTGACCGCGTACGGCGTCCTCTCGCGCGGCTTGCTGAGCGGGCACTGGTCGCCGTCGCGCGAACTGACGGCGGGCGACTTCCGCGGCCACAGCCCGCGGTTCCAGGGCGAGCACCTCGAGCGCAACCTGGAGCTGACCGACGCGCTGGGCAAGCTCGCCGCGGCCAAGGGGGTGACGACCGCGCAGCTCGCCATCGCGTGGGTCGCCGCTCAGGGCGAGGACATCGTCCCGCTGGTGGGTGCCCGGACCCGGGTCCGGCTCGCCGAGTCCCTGGGCGCCGCCGACGTCGAGCTGACCGCGGCCGACCTCGCGGACATCGACGCCGCCATCCCGGCCGGTGCCGCGTCGGGTGGCCGCTATGCCGCGGCGCAGCTGGACCACCTCGACAGCGAGAGGTGA
- a CDS encoding gamma-glutamylcyclotransferase, with protein sequence MALMFFNGGAMRGEPLHHLLEGSPFVGAARTAAKYRFYAVGSQCPALYPVSHGGAEVTGEVYDVSLDDLRDKVLPSEPHELELGVVELTDGSSAFAMLLRRPYTSHVALRDITEIGDWRAYCVERSQSDRQPRRNACR encoded by the coding sequence GTGGCCCTGATGTTCTTCAACGGTGGCGCCATGCGCGGCGAACCGCTGCACCACCTGCTGGAAGGTTCGCCGTTCGTGGGCGCCGCGCGGACGGCGGCGAAGTACCGGTTCTACGCCGTCGGTTCGCAATGCCCGGCGCTGTACCCGGTCTCGCACGGCGGTGCCGAGGTGACCGGCGAGGTCTACGACGTCTCGCTGGACGACCTGCGCGACAAGGTACTGCCGTCCGAGCCGCACGAGCTGGAGCTGGGTGTGGTGGAGCTGACCGACGGCAGTTCGGCGTTCGCGATGCTGCTGCGGCGGCCGTACACCTCGCACGTCGCCCTGCGGGACATCACCGAGATCGGCGACTGGCGGGCGTACTGTGTCGAAAGGTCCCAATCCGACCGGCAGCCACGGCGGAACGCGTGCCGGTGA
- a CDS encoding glycoside hydrolase family 15 protein produces the protein MIRWKAVLACAGAGVLLAGLMPGTALASGTATDCCGGGASWATGNKSALGTSTTAGSPVWFTVADGVTSEVFYPRADVPNTQDMQFVVTDGSTFVDLERDNTNHVVTMPDEKALQYTVTNTAKSGKYRITTDYVTDPARSTLVTNTRFQSLDGGSYRLYLLANPSMAGGGANDNAWWDGSGLVASGTETLFGGAATTVVQALRVSTGFTAHDNGYTGAGSDCLTDLRADKNLNNQFDNISGTGNVVQCGQIPVGADTTFTVALGFGNTAAAATSAASGSLSSGFSSVSASYRSGWNSYVGGLKPAPASVSGDTQRRRAYYVAAMALKTAEDKQHPGASVAGLATPWGNFTNGDQLNDGYHRVWGRDLYQQATGLLAAGDSAQAKRMAQFLWNSQWIGSPTAGDGTTYPAGSFPRYSPVSGVAGASAQQLGCCEQLDQDADAILLAWLTGLTDASTYAKVKTTANHIVATGPDTTERWEEQYGKSPSSVAAEIAGLIAAGAIARANGDTASATTWESTADSWRNSLAGWTVTTSGYWGGHTYYERLDRAGNPNDGATICFDEGCFYEHDVTDFGFLDLVRLGIRPAGDATIANSVAPTAAASDGNSAMQVTLPNGDVYFHRYPHDNYGESTANCSGWPAGGSQRFGRLWPVLSGERGQYELANGRSAAVYLKSMADSANDGYFVPEQVWDRGDVGCFGLGRPTGSAGPLMWAEGQYLRLAQNMDAGHNLDTPSIVKSRYGT, from the coding sequence ATGATCAGGTGGAAAGCGGTCCTGGCCTGTGCGGGAGCAGGTGTCCTGCTCGCCGGGCTGATGCCGGGCACAGCCCTGGCGAGCGGCACCGCCACCGACTGCTGCGGCGGTGGGGCGTCCTGGGCGACCGGCAACAAGTCCGCGCTGGGCACTTCGACGACCGCCGGCAGCCCGGTGTGGTTCACCGTCGCCGACGGCGTGACGTCCGAGGTCTTCTACCCCCGTGCCGACGTGCCGAACACCCAGGACATGCAGTTCGTCGTCACCGACGGCTCGACCTTCGTCGACCTGGAACGCGACAACACGAACCACGTCGTCACGATGCCCGACGAGAAGGCGCTGCAGTACACCGTCACCAACACCGCCAAGAGCGGGAAGTACCGGATCACCACCGACTACGTGACCGACCCGGCCCGCTCGACCCTCGTCACGAACACCCGGTTCCAGTCCCTCGACGGCGGCAGCTACCGGCTCTACCTGCTGGCCAACCCGTCGATGGCGGGCGGCGGCGCGAACGACAACGCCTGGTGGGACGGCAGCGGCCTGGTCGCCAGTGGCACCGAGACGCTGTTCGGCGGCGCCGCCACGACGGTCGTCCAGGCTCTGCGCGTCTCGACCGGCTTCACCGCGCACGACAACGGCTACACCGGCGCGGGCAGCGACTGCCTGACCGACCTGCGCGCCGACAAGAACCTGAACAACCAGTTCGACAACATCTCGGGCACCGGCAACGTCGTCCAATGTGGTCAGATCCCGGTCGGCGCGGACACCACGTTCACCGTCGCACTCGGTTTCGGCAACACCGCGGCGGCCGCGACCTCGGCCGCGAGCGGGTCGCTGAGCAGCGGGTTTTCCAGCGTCTCGGCGTCCTACCGCAGCGGCTGGAACTCCTACGTCGGTGGGCTGAAACCCGCTCCCGCGAGCGTGTCCGGTGACACGCAACGGCGGCGCGCGTACTACGTCGCCGCGATGGCGCTGAAGACCGCCGAGGACAAGCAGCACCCGGGCGCGAGTGTCGCGGGCCTGGCGACGCCGTGGGGCAACTTCACCAACGGCGACCAGCTGAACGACGGCTACCACCGCGTCTGGGGCCGCGACCTCTACCAGCAGGCGACCGGCCTGCTCGCCGCCGGGGACAGCGCCCAAGCCAAGCGGATGGCGCAGTTCCTCTGGAACTCCCAGTGGATCGGCAGCCCGACCGCCGGCGACGGCACGACGTACCCGGCCGGCTCGTTCCCGCGCTACAGCCCGGTTTCCGGGGTCGCCGGCGCGAGCGCCCAGCAGCTCGGCTGCTGCGAACAGCTCGACCAGGACGCCGACGCCATCCTGCTCGCGTGGCTGACCGGCCTCACCGACGCCTCGACCTACGCCAAGGTCAAGACGACGGCGAACCACATCGTCGCGACCGGCCCGGACACCACCGAGCGGTGGGAAGAGCAGTACGGCAAGTCGCCGTCGTCGGTCGCGGCCGAGATCGCCGGCCTGATCGCCGCGGGCGCGATCGCCCGGGCCAACGGCGACACCGCGAGCGCGACGACATGGGAGTCCACAGCGGACTCGTGGCGCAATTCGCTGGCCGGCTGGACGGTGACGACGTCCGGCTACTGGGGCGGCCACACCTACTACGAACGGCTCGACCGCGCCGGGAACCCCAACGACGGTGCGACGATCTGCTTCGACGAAGGCTGCTTCTACGAACACGACGTGACCGACTTCGGCTTCCTCGACCTGGTGCGGCTCGGCATCCGCCCCGCCGGGGACGCCACGATCGCGAACTCGGTGGCCCCGACCGCGGCGGCGTCCGACGGGAACTCGGCGATGCAGGTGACGCTGCCCAACGGCGACGTCTACTTCCACCGCTACCCGCACGACAACTACGGCGAGAGCACCGCGAACTGCAGTGGCTGGCCGGCCGGTGGCAGCCAGCGGTTCGGACGGCTGTGGCCGGTGCTGTCGGGCGAGCGCGGCCAGTACGAACTGGCCAACGGCCGCTCGGCGGCGGTGTACCTCAAGTCCATGGCGGACTCGGCCAACGACGGGTACTTCGTGCCCGAACAGGTCTGGGACCGCGGCGACGTCGGGTGCTTCGGGCTCGGCCGCCCGACCGGCAGCGCGGGCCCGCTGATGTGGGCCGAAGGCCAGTACCTCCGGCTGGCCCAGAACATGGACGCGGGCCACAACCTCGACACGCCGTCGATCGTCAAATCCCGTTACGGCACCTGA
- a CDS encoding SPFH domain-containing protein: MADIDRRFGFRHLRGAPTVHIRHFRRGKLAHDGVGLSFWYRPLTAVVSEVPVDDRELPLLFHARTADFQDVTVQLALTFRIEDPELAAQRIDFSIDPDTGRWRGDPLAQISGLLTENVQQYAVEVLTRTSLEVALVDGVQAVRDRIRAGLADEDTRLAQTGSAVVDVRVVAIRAEPEVEKALQTTAREKVQQEADRATYERRALAVERERAIGENELQNQIELARREEQLLAQRGANARRQAEEAAAASRIETEAQASRKERLTQVEAEGKRALGEAEAAGEAARLAAYRDLPEGVLTGLALKELAGNLPQIDSLTVTPDLLAPLLTKLGVRS; the protein is encoded by the coding sequence ATGGCCGACATCGACCGCCGCTTCGGGTTCCGGCACCTGCGTGGCGCCCCCACCGTGCACATCCGCCACTTCCGCCGCGGCAAGCTCGCGCACGACGGCGTCGGGCTGTCGTTCTGGTACCGGCCGCTCACCGCCGTCGTGTCGGAGGTGCCGGTCGACGACCGGGAGCTGCCGCTGCTGTTCCACGCGCGCACGGCCGACTTCCAGGACGTCACCGTCCAGCTCGCGCTCACCTTCCGGATCGAGGACCCGGAGCTGGCCGCGCAGCGGATCGACTTCTCGATCGACCCGGACACCGGCCGCTGGCGGGGCGATCCCCTCGCGCAGATCAGCGGGCTGCTCACCGAGAACGTCCAGCAGTACGCCGTCGAGGTCCTGACCCGCACGTCGCTGGAAGTCGCGCTGGTCGACGGCGTCCAGGCGGTCCGCGACCGGATCCGCGCCGGGCTCGCCGACGAGGACACCCGGCTCGCGCAGACCGGCTCGGCGGTCGTCGACGTCCGCGTCGTCGCCATCCGCGCCGAGCCGGAGGTCGAGAAGGCACTGCAGACGACCGCGCGGGAGAAGGTGCAGCAGGAGGCCGACCGGGCGACCTACGAGCGGCGCGCGCTGGCCGTCGAACGCGAACGCGCCATCGGGGAAAACGAGCTGCAGAACCAGATCGAGCTGGCTCGGCGCGAGGAACAGCTGCTCGCGCAGCGTGGCGCGAACGCCCGGCGGCAGGCCGAGGAGGCCGCCGCGGCGAGCCGGATCGAGACCGAGGCGCAGGCGTCGCGCAAGGAACGCCTGACCCAGGTCGAGGCCGAGGGCAAACGGGCACTCGGGGAAGCCGAGGCGGCCGGCGAGGCCGCGCGGCTGGCGGCGTACCGCGATCTGCCCGAAGGCGTGCTCACCGGGCTGGCGCTCAAGGAACTGGCCGGGAACCTGCCTCAGATCGACAGCCTCACGGTCACCCCGGACCTGCTCGCCCCGCTGCTGACCAAGCTCGGCGTGCGGTCGTGA
- a CDS encoding NAD(+)/NADH kinase gives MSLAPRVVLVHRRTELDELLARHGTRGQAEFFLRTRGRDLGEVTGADAALRAALKTASAAIPLDWRRGEVERADLDRFLFTPEDIVVVVGQDGLIANVAKYLDGQPVIGVTPTRPGVLVKHPPAAVADLVRSTGDVEHRTMAELTADDGQRLLALNEIYLGHAGHQTARYRLGVGGGPRERQASSGILVGTGTGATGWCGSVWRERRSGLRLPGPGEARLVWFVREAWPSPSTGTEHTEGELTGTPLTVEVESDRLVAFGDGLEADTVALTRGQTATFVPAAKTVHLVR, from the coding sequence GTGAGCCTCGCCCCGCGCGTCGTGCTGGTGCACCGGCGCACCGAACTGGACGAGCTGCTGGCGCGGCACGGCACGCGCGGCCAGGCGGAGTTCTTCCTGCGCACGCGCGGCCGCGACCTCGGCGAGGTGACCGGAGCGGACGCCGCCCTGCGCGCCGCGCTCAAGACGGCGTCGGCGGCGATCCCGCTCGATTGGCGCCGCGGCGAGGTCGAACGCGCGGACCTCGACCGGTTCCTGTTCACACCGGAGGACATCGTCGTCGTGGTCGGCCAGGACGGCCTGATCGCCAACGTGGCCAAGTACCTCGACGGGCAGCCGGTGATCGGCGTGACGCCGACGCGGCCCGGCGTCCTCGTCAAGCACCCGCCGGCCGCGGTCGCGGACCTGGTGCGGAGCACCGGGGACGTCGAGCACCGGACGATGGCCGAGCTCACCGCGGACGACGGCCAGCGGCTGCTGGCGCTCAACGAGATTTACCTCGGGCACGCCGGGCACCAGACGGCCCGCTACCGGCTGGGGGTCGGTGGCGGGCCGCGGGAACGCCAGGCGTCGTCGGGGATCCTCGTCGGGACGGGCACCGGGGCGACCGGCTGGTGCGGCTCGGTGTGGCGCGAACGCCGCAGCGGGCTGCGCCTGCCCGGCCCCGGCGAGGCCCGGCTGGTCTGGTTCGTGCGCGAAGCCTGGCCGTCGCCGTCGACCGGGACCGAGCACACCGAAGGCGAGCTGACCGGGACCCCGCTGACGGTGGAGGTCGAATCCGACCGACTGGTCGCGTTCGGCGACGGCCTCGAAGCCGACACGGTCGCCCTCACCCGAGGACAGACCGCCACGTTCGTCCCGGCCGCCAAGACCGTCCACTTGGTCCGGTGA
- a CDS encoding NUDIX hydrolase: protein MGHPPFAVTVDLVVLTLTGDELCALVVRRGIEPYQGEWALPGGFVQADEDLPDAARRELAEETGLAPGTVHIEQLAGYGAPGRDPRLRVVTIAYLALAPDLPTPSAGTDAADARWVPVRSLAAERLAFDHDRILADGLERARAKLEYSPLATAFCAKEFTVAELRRVYELVWDTRLDPRNFHRKVTGTAGLLTPTGRTTTRDGGRPAQLYRKGTAELLYPPMLRG, encoded by the coding sequence ATGGGTCACCCGCCGTTCGCCGTCACCGTGGACCTCGTCGTGCTCACCCTGACCGGGGACGAGCTGTGCGCGCTGGTGGTGCGCCGCGGAATCGAGCCGTACCAGGGGGAGTGGGCGCTGCCGGGCGGGTTCGTCCAGGCGGACGAAGACCTCCCGGACGCGGCGCGGCGGGAGCTGGCGGAGGAAACGGGGCTGGCTCCTGGGACCGTCCACATCGAACAGCTCGCCGGGTACGGCGCGCCGGGCCGGGACCCGCGGCTGCGGGTCGTCACCATCGCCTACCTGGCGTTGGCGCCGGACCTGCCGACGCCTTCGGCCGGGACGGACGCGGCCGATGCCCGCTGGGTGCCGGTGCGGTCGCTGGCGGCCGAGCGGCTGGCGTTCGACCACGACCGCATCCTGGCGGACGGTCTCGAACGTGCGCGGGCGAAGCTGGAGTATTCCCCGCTGGCCACGGCGTTCTGCGCGAAGGAGTTCACGGTGGCCGAGCTGCGGCGGGTGTACGAGCTGGTGTGGGACACGCGGCTGGACCCACGGAACTTCCACCGCAAGGTGACGGGAACCGCGGGACTGCTGACCCCGACCGGCCGCACGACGACCCGCGACGGCGGCCGGCCGGCGCAGTTGTACCGGAAGGGGACGGCGGAGCTGCTGTACCCGCCGATGCTGCGGGGGTGA
- a CDS encoding TetR/AcrR family transcriptional regulator: MVTKTATSPAAETRERILKAAADLLVTEGRDGLSTRAVSAAAGVQPPALYRLFGDKDGLLDAVAAYGFDEYLTSKRAMGSTGDAVEDLRRGWDLHQEFGLSRPEFYVLMYGDARKGRTSPAAREAEAMLREIIERVAAAGRLRVSVERAARLVHATGMGVVLSLIATPEAERDLELSATARETVLSRILTGTTEPASSALPERAIALRAGLGEATALSDAERVLMAEWLDRIADA, translated from the coding sequence ATGGTGACGAAGACGGCGACCAGCCCGGCGGCGGAGACGCGCGAGCGGATCCTCAAGGCGGCGGCCGACCTGCTGGTGACGGAGGGCCGCGACGGCCTTTCGACCCGCGCGGTCAGCGCGGCGGCCGGCGTCCAGCCCCCGGCGCTGTACCGGCTCTTCGGCGACAAGGACGGCCTGCTCGACGCCGTCGCGGCGTACGGGTTCGACGAGTACCTCACCAGCAAGCGCGCGATGGGCTCGACCGGCGACGCGGTCGAGGACCTCCGGCGCGGCTGGGACCTGCACCAGGAGTTCGGGCTGTCCCGCCCGGAGTTCTACGTGCTCATGTACGGCGACGCCCGCAAGGGCCGCACGTCGCCCGCCGCGCGCGAGGCCGAAGCGATGCTGCGCGAGATCATCGAGCGCGTCGCGGCCGCCGGCCGCCTCCGGGTGAGCGTCGAGCGGGCGGCCCGGCTGGTGCACGCGACCGGGATGGGGGTCGTGCTGTCGCTGATCGCCACGCCGGAAGCCGAGCGCGACCTCGAGCTTTCGGCGACGGCGAGGGAAACGGTGCTGAGCCGCATCCTCACCGGCACCACCGAACCGGCGAGCTCGGCGCTGCCGGAGCGGGCGATCGCACTGCGCGCCGGACTCGGCGAAGCGACCGCGCTCAGCGACGCCGAGCGGGTGCTGATGGCGGAGTGGCTGGACCGCATCGCCGACGCCTGA
- a CDS encoding DUF6403 family protein, with product MTWVVWVLAAVVIAVAGFGAVAVPRSRERDERRRVAWSAARAAIDSAAVSRDAAAAPLPEAEQLLTRAETIAAAHGGVRAARSAEEHARRADALWQAARA from the coding sequence ATGACGTGGGTGGTGTGGGTGCTCGCCGCGGTGGTGATCGCCGTCGCCGGGTTCGGAGCGGTAGCCGTGCCCCGGTCGCGGGAGCGCGACGAGCGCCGGCGGGTCGCCTGGTCGGCCGCGCGCGCGGCGATCGACAGCGCCGCGGTCAGCCGCGACGCGGCGGCCGCGCCCCTGCCCGAAGCCGAGCAGCTGCTGACTCGGGCAGAGACCATCGCGGCCGCGCACGGCGGGGTGCGCGCGGCCAGGTCGGCCGAGGAACACGCGCGCCGCGCCGACGCGCTCTGGCAGGCCGCCCGTGCTTAG
- a CDS encoding NCS2 family permease, whose amino-acid sequence MTQTEVPTPVVEEVSPQRRSLLDKLFELRARQSTIGREVRGGVTTFVAMAYIVLLNPLILGASADITGARLSAAQVTTATALAAAVMTVLMGLVGNAPLALAAGLGINGIVAFQMAPSMTWAQAFGLVVLEGVCIVLMAVSGVRERIMNAIPRPLKMAITVGIGLYIALVGLVSAGFVTRMPDAAQTTVPVRLGASGHLHGWPIVVFCFGLLLMIVLLARKVPGAVLISIGVATVFAVVLHEGFGVGGWGLTTPALPDHVVAAPDFGLFGHIDLFGGFASAGALAATVFLFTLVLSGFFDAMGTITSVSDEAGLSKNGKVPRMGRILLVDGAGAIAGGVTGSSPNTVFLESAAGVGEGARTGLASVVTGLLFAGTLLFTPLAGVVPAQAAAPALVVIGGMMVAQCRNIPWNDPDYTIPVFLTAALIPFTYSITNGVGAGLIAFVLIKIGRGKWREAGWLLSLLALVFAVYFAVDGVEALFR is encoded by the coding sequence CTGCGGGCCCGGCAGAGCACGATCGGCCGCGAAGTCCGCGGCGGCGTCACGACCTTCGTCGCGATGGCGTACATCGTGCTCCTCAACCCGCTCATCCTCGGCGCGTCCGCCGACATCACCGGCGCCCGGCTGTCGGCCGCCCAGGTGACCACCGCGACGGCGCTGGCCGCCGCCGTGATGACCGTCCTCATGGGACTCGTCGGCAACGCGCCGCTCGCGCTGGCCGCCGGGCTCGGCATCAACGGCATCGTCGCCTTCCAGATGGCCCCGTCGATGACGTGGGCGCAGGCGTTCGGGCTGGTCGTGCTCGAAGGCGTGTGCATCGTGCTGATGGCCGTCAGCGGTGTGCGCGAACGGATCATGAACGCGATCCCGCGGCCGCTCAAGATGGCGATCACCGTCGGGATCGGGCTCTACATCGCCCTGGTCGGGCTGGTCAGCGCCGGGTTCGTGACCCGGATGCCGGACGCGGCGCAGACCACGGTCCCGGTCCGCCTCGGGGCGAGCGGGCACCTGCACGGCTGGCCGATCGTCGTGTTCTGCTTCGGCCTGCTGCTGATGATCGTGCTGCTGGCTCGCAAGGTGCCGGGCGCGGTGCTGATCAGCATCGGCGTGGCGACGGTGTTCGCGGTCGTGCTGCACGAGGGGTTCGGCGTCGGCGGCTGGGGCCTGACCACGCCGGCGCTGCCCGACCACGTCGTCGCGGCGCCGGACTTCGGGCTCTTCGGTCACATCGACCTCTTCGGCGGCTTCGCCTCGGCGGGCGCGCTCGCGGCGACGGTGTTCCTGTTCACGCTGGTGCTGTCCGGCTTCTTCGACGCGATGGGCACGATCACCAGCGTCTCGGACGAAGCCGGGCTGTCGAAGAACGGCAAGGTCCCGCGGATGGGCCGGATCCTGCTGGTCGACGGCGCGGGCGCGATCGCGGGCGGCGTCACCGGCTCGTCGCCGAACACGGTGTTCCTGGAGTCCGCCGCCGGCGTCGGCGAAGGCGCCCGGACCGGCCTCGCGAGTGTCGTCACCGGGCTGCTGTTCGCCGGGACGCTGCTGTTCACGCCGCTCGCCGGGGTAGTCCCGGCGCAGGCCGCGGCGCCCGCGCTGGTGGTCATCGGCGGCATGATGGTCGCGCAGTGCCGCAACATCCCGTGGAACGACCCCGACTACACGATCCCGGTGTTCCTGACCGCCGCACTGATCCCGTTCACCTATTCGATCACCAACGGCGTCGGCGCCGGCCTGATCGCGTTCGTGCTCATCAAGATCGGCCGTGGCAAGTGGCGCGAGGCCGGCTGGCTGCTTTCCCTGCTGGCGCTGGTGTTCGCGGTGTACTTCGCCGTCGATGGCGTCGAAGCCCTTTTCCGCTAA